Part of the Rhodopirellula islandica genome is shown below.
TGGACAGGCGTCGAGACGCTGGGCAGCTCAATGCGAGTGGAGTCGCCGATGATGACACGATCCAGTTCGATCCGAGGGATCGTCCAGGTCGCGGTGTCGTCGGCGAGACGTCGGAGTTTCACCGTGAATGTTTCGCTGGTTCCAGCCGCCAAGGTGAAGTGGTCGTGATCCAGTGAGCTGAGCCAATCTCGCGACGCGATTCCGACCGACGCGGTCACATCCATGTCACGTGGCGAAGGGTTCTTGATCGTCACCGTGACTTGTCCAGCGGCAGATCCATCGGTGTTCAATAGAAGTTCGCTGTCGGTGATCATCGGACGTACTTTGCGAGCTTGATTGATCTCGTCTACAAACTCGGGTGTGAATTGGGTTGGGTCCATGACCGCGCCAACTGGCAACGATGCGACCGAGATGTCATCGGGACGAACGGTGACCACGTTCAAGTGATGCAGGTAACCCGCACCGGGGATGTCCGCCGATAGGTTTCCACCGGTCGTCGCCAGTGTGTAGTACTCGATGCCATCTTTGGGGCCATCGTAGCGCATGTGGTGAATGTGGCCGGCGAACACGGCGGAAACATTGCCCGCGTCCTTCATCAGGCCATGGACGGCGTCCCAGTTCGATCCGGTGTAGCCGCCACCGATCCAGCGAGGGTGGTGCAGGAAGACGAACACGTGATCCAAGTCTTTGTGTTGCTTCAGGGCTTCGGTGAGAAACTCGAGCTGCTTGTCGCTCATCCGTTGAAGCTTGCCGACATTGAATGCCTTTTGGTTGGTGACAGGGTCCCCCTCGTCGCTGTAGAGAACGACAAAGCCAGCGTTCTTGTGGCGGAACGTGTACCAAAGTGGGCCGAAGTGTTCTTCGTAGTTTGAGTCGTGTTGGCCCTGGGGTGCGGGACCTTTGCCACGCCAGTACACGTCGTGGTTGCCAGCCACGGGGAACCAACGCACATCCAGTTCGTTCATGATCTCTTTGTACTCGGCCATCTGCCGCATCCACTCGGGTTTCTCGTTGTACCCTTGGATCAAATCACCCACCGTCATCACCAAGTCGGGCGACAACAAGTTGGTGTCCTGGACGGCTTGTTCCAACACCTTCAGTCCAGCGGGAACGCCACCGGTACGGTCACCGTAGACGACGAATTGAAACGCGTCTTCTTCCACGGCCAGCGGCAGAACCTGCGAACTCTCTCGAGTCGTGTAGAAGCTTTCGTTGGGCGGGTGCTCATGCGAGTGGCTTTCGTCACCATCATGGGCGGACGATGTGGCTGTCAGGCCAGCGGCGGAAACGAGGCACAAAAGCCCCGCCGCGAACGATTTGTTCAGGAGGGGGGAAAAACAGGTGGGCATGTTGCAATTTCGAGCAAGGAGGGGGCGTGGAAAAACAAGGCATCAACCTACGCAATCCAGAGTTTAGCCCAAGTGGACCAGCTGTGAATTTTGAGCGAAGAACTGGAGGGTGAGACTACTTGAGTTCCCCACCCTGGGGAGGGCGAGTTGCTTCGTGCTTTAGACTCCCCTCGGAGATCAAAAACAGAGCCCAGGGTGCCAGCCTGGATTCG
Proteins encoded:
- a CDS encoding LamG-like jellyroll fold domain-containing protein, coding for MPTCFSPLLNKSFAAGLLCLVSAAGLTATSSAHDGDESHSHEHPPNESFYTTRESSQVLPLAVEEDAFQFVVYGDRTGGVPAGLKVLEQAVQDTNLLSPDLVMTVGDLIQGYNEKPEWMRQMAEYKEIMNELDVRWFPVAGNHDVYWRGKGPAPQGQHDSNYEEHFGPLWYTFRHKNAGFVVLYSDEGDPVTNQKAFNVGKLQRMSDKQLEFLTEALKQHKDLDHVFVFLHHPRWIGGGYTGSNWDAVHGLMKDAGNVSAVFAGHIHHMRYDGPKDGIEYYTLATTGGNLSADIPGAGYLHHLNVVTVRPDDISVASLPVGAVMDPTQFTPEFVDEINQARKVRPMITDSELLLNTDGSAAGQVTVTIKNPSPRDMDVTASVGIASRDWLSSLDHDHFTLAAGTSETFTVKLRRLADDTATWTIPRIELDRVIIGDSTRIELPSVSTPVQLQLAAVPADYFSGQNNQCLEVTGERSAIRVDSESLALPDGPFTLEAWLNPSQTEGMRGVIAKTERSEFAIFSDEGVPQFDVNLDGKYYSAGAKDKLAVNKWTHVAGIFDGENVRIYVGGKQLASVAAKGTRKTNTYPLYVGADTDNAGQPTRPFLGKIDEVRITTGAVYTEDFEPARRLKPTAETRLLLHLDRTLGPYVLDHSPAAGMGTLGPNSKFTAP